Proteins found in one Aspergillus puulaauensis MK2 DNA, chromosome 8, nearly complete sequence genomic segment:
- a CDS encoding beta-glucosidase H (CAZy:GH3;~COG:G;~EggNog:ENOG410PVAY;~InterPro:IPR017853,IPR036962,IPR037524,IPR008979, IPR002772,IPR036881,IPR026891,IPR013783,IPR001764;~PFAM:PF01915,PF14310;~go_function: GO:0004553 - hydrolase activity, hydrolyzing O-glycosyl compounds [Evidence IEA];~go_process: GO:0005975 - carbohydrate metabolic process [Evidence IEA]): MGVAATPKHFVANETENNRTVLSAQIDEQTLREVYLLPFQLLMKRSKPWCLMTSYNRVNATYVSDDNRLVNGIARREWGFDGVVVSDWMGVYSTADCINAGVDLEMPGPTKWRGNKLLKAKEDGQVSEDTIDASATRVLELAKRLGRFENPEEPPELALQNPERDRFIAIAGAEGMVLLKNDNDVLPLPKNATVAVIGHHALNAALGGGGSARVDSLRAISPAQGLKEAGFNVIEAPGAPVFGALPHADEKILYVSSTKSQTAEPVTLEWFNGNVIGQNLVHEETKASPEYMIKEKWPSYLSAEYCTRITFDIRPSTSGEHILSVISTGPAICYINGEKVFTRSQETDLKPESFYFFKSQLERRFTYPMQAGHFYTLTLESWNTDPDILNGPRLKSRMFQGSALRFHEFVDLPNRMETARNAASQASHAIVCIGTTTEIESEGFDRTSFALSQSQYDQILAVTSANPNTIVANFSGSPIDLTPFVSKVPALVQAWFPGQEAGHSLALVLSGAVNPSGRLPFSWPARDEDNPTFGNFPCDQDNIVRYAEGLDVGYRYYDQQDTPTPLFAFGFGLGYETDFRISNLHLIDPDSVGLGSNPEGLIRFTCSVKNHGTRSGATVLQYYISIPQPSTNIGRDRPLKELKEFQKLVLEPGEEKEVVISLDKYAVSHYNVQEKCWQVDAARYILSVGLSAEHIFQVMEFELEKGFQWTGL, from the exons ATGGGCGTTGCGGCCACACCAAAACACTTCGTCGCCAATGAGACCGAGAACAATCGAACAGTACTATCCGCACAGATTGATGAGCAGACTCTCCGAGAGGTCTACCTGCTCCCTTTTCAACTACTGATGAAAAGGTCGAAGCCCTGGTGTCTTATGACAAG TTACAATCGAGTGAATGCCACGTACGTTTCCGATGACAATAGGCTAGTCAATGGCATCGCACGGCGGGAATGGGGCTTTGACGGCGTAGTGGTCTCAGACTGGATGGGCGTTTATTCCACAGCAGACTGCATAAATGCAGGAGTCGATCTTGAAATGCCAGGACCTACAAAATGGCGTGGTAATAAGTTATTGAAAGCTAAAGAGGACGGACAAGTATCCGAGGATACCATCGACGCTTCTGCGACCCGCGTGTTAGAGCTTGCAAAACGTCTTGGTCGCTTCGAGAACCCAGAAGAGCCACCAGAGCTGGCTCTGCAAAACCCCGAGCGAGATCGATTCATCGCTATTGCAGGTGCTGAGGGGATGGTTCTGTTAAAGAATGATAATGACGTCCTCCCGCTACCGAAGAACGCAACAGTTGCTGTCATTGGGCATCATGCTCTAAATGCTGCTTTGGGAGGAGGTGGCAGTGCCCGTGTGGATTCACTACGTGCCATCAGCCCGGCCCAAGGACTAAAGGAAGCAGGATTCAATGTTATAGAAGCTCCAGGGGCCCCAGTCTTTGGTGCCCTGCCTCATGCAGATGAGAAAATACTTTACGTATCAAGCACAAAATCACAAACCGCGGAGCCGGTTACCCTGGAATGGTTCAATGGCAATGTCATCGGACAGAACCTAGTTCATGAAGAAACAAAAGCCTCGCCGGAATACATGATCAAGGAGAAATGGCCATCCTATCTCAGCGCCGAGTACTGCACCAGAATCACTTTCGACATCCGTCCCTCCACAAGCGGCGAGCATATCCTCTCAGTCATTTCAACTGGTCCAGCCATCTGCTACATTAACGGCGAGAAGGTCTTTACAAGATCCCAGGAAACAGACCTCAAACCCGAGTCATTCTACTTTTTCAAATCTCAGCTCGAACGCCGCTTCACATATCCTATGCAAGCAGGACATTTTTACACGCTCACCCTTGAATCGTGGAACACCGATCCCGATATCCTCAATGGGCCCCGCCTTAAAAGCCGCATGTTCCAAGGCTCAGCCCTCCGTTTCCACGAATTCGTCGATCTTCCAAATCGCATGGAAACCGCCAGGAATGCCGCTTCACAAGCCTCACACGCCATCGTCTGTATTGGAACAACCACCGAGATCGAATCCGAAGGCTTCGACCGCACCTCGTTTGCGCTCTCTCAGTCTCAATATGATCAAATACTTGCCGTAACATCCGCAAATCCAAACACAATCGTTGCCAACTTCAGCGGCAGTCCAATCGACCTCACGCCCTTCGTTTCCAAAGTTCCGGCTCTCGTCCAAGCCTGGTTCCCCGGTCAGGAAGCCGGCCATTCTCTGGCCCTCGTTCTATCCGGGGCCGTCAATCCCAGCGGCCGACTCCCCTTTTCCTGGCCAGCACGAGACGAAGATAATCCCACCTTCGGCAATTTCCCGTGCGACCAGGATAACATTGTTCGGTATGCCGAGGGGCTCGATGTGGGGTATCGATACTACGATCAACAAGATACACCTACCCCGTTGTTCGCGTTTGGTTTCGGTCTCGGATATGAGACGGACTTTAGAATCTCCAACTTACATCTCATAGACCCAGACAGCGTCGGTCTGGGTTCTAACCCCGAAGGACTGATAAGATTCACCTGTTCAGTTAAGAATCACGGCACCAGAAGCGGCGCAACTGTACTCCAGTATTATATCAGTATCCCTCAGCCTAGCACTAATATTGGCCGTGACAGGCCGCTGAAAGAACTGAAGGAGTTCCAGAAACTAGTTCTCGAACCGGgcgaggagaaagaggtcgTTATATCACTCGACAAGTATGCGGTAAGCCACTATAATGTGCAGGAGAAGTGCTGGCAGGTAGATGCGGCGAGATATATTCTTTCTGTTGGGCTCTCAGCTGAGCATATTTTCCAGGTCATGGAATTTGAGCTTGAAAAGGGATTTCAGTGGACTGGGCTTTAA
- a CDS encoding uncharacterized protein (COG:G;~EggNog:ENOG410PVAY;~InterPro:IPR017853,IPR036962,IPR001764;~go_function: GO:0004553 - hydrolase activity, hydrolyzing O-glycosyl compounds [Evidence IEA];~go_process: GO:0005975 - carbohydrate metabolic process [Evidence IEA]), with the protein MESHNVQTLLSKLTLEEKVSLLAAVDWWRTPVIKRDDVFVPHIKTTDGPNGARGESYVSGIKAACFPCGSSLGASFDRDLLFRIGQEIAKEAQSKAADVLLAPTLNVIRSPRGSSTACQRGNFAEIY; encoded by the exons ATGGAATCTCACAACGTCCAGACTCTTCTCAGCAAACTGActttggaggagaaagtctCTCTCCTCGCAGCAGTTGACTGGTGGCGCACTCCAGTCATTAAACGAGATGATGTTTTCGTCCCCCATATCAAG ACCACCGATGGCCCCAACGGTGCTCGAGGCGAAAGTTACGTGAGCGGAATCAAAGCAGCTTGTTTCCCATGCGGATCGAGTCTGGGAGCGTCATTCGATCGTGATCTTCTCTTCCGTATAGGACAAGAAATAGCAAAGGAAGCCCAGTCGAAGGCGGCTGATGTGTTGCTTGCTCCCACGTTGAATGTGATCCGCTCTCCTCGAGGTTCGTCTACAGCCTGTCAGAGGGGGAATTTTGCTGAAATCTATTAG
- a CDS encoding uncharacterized protein (COG:E;~EggNog:ENOG410PJ7Z;~InterPro:IPR005828,IPR003663,IPR036259,IPR020846;~PFAM:PF00083,PF07690;~TransMembrane:10 (i54-73o120-139i151-174o180-200i212-232o238-261i329-351o371-389i396-418o430-452i);~go_component: GO:0016020 - membrane [Evidence IEA];~go_component: GO:0016021 - integral component of membrane [Evidence IEA];~go_function: GO:0022857 - transmembrane transporter activity [Evidence IEA];~go_process: GO:0055085 - transmembrane transport [Evidence IEA]): MVDNQGETEKVKDGPFNMVKNVSSKQDVEVLDIDARLQELAQAAPPFYKNRNLISLYLLMVPGCLVPAVTLGFDGAMINGLQAVETWISCMHQPYPAVKLRKEKDMTLTTTDFNNPSGSLLGLMTSIIGVGAICATPFISMLGDRFGRRWGIWFGSAVMAVGGIIQGASVHIGMFLLSRFLLGFGLVFANAFAPILIGELAHPRDRQVVTSLYQTSWYLGAVAAAWVTFGTFNMPNEWAWRIPSLLQALPALITMVGMFFLPESPRWLIANDRAAEAKAILVKHHADGREGDEMVELEFAEMKRVIEADMALKTSWKTLIATPGNRRRLLLMIMLGCFSQWSGNGLVSYYLVRVLETVGIASRKNQSVINGSLMIWNWITAIASAFLTAKLRRRTQFLVSTGGMLAIFASQTLCAGLFNKHNNQGAGNAVIAMLFFFYTFFNLAYNALLYSYPVEVLPYPIRAKGFSVLMFCGKASSFVNALVNPIGLEAIGWQYYFVYAWEIGFTVQITAEREGAIQDKKYPYGKYGVAGAR; encoded by the exons ATGGTTGACAATCAAGGCGAAACCGAGAAAGTGAAAGACGGCCCCTTTAATATGGTTAAAAATGTCTCGTCCAAGCAAGACGTGGAGGTCCTCGACATCGACGCCCGCCTGCAGGAGCTGGCCCAGGCGGCTCCTCCTTTCTATAAGAACCGGAACCTCATCAGTCTCTATCTGCTCATGGTTCCAGGCTGTCTAGTACCTGCCGTTACCTTGGGGTTTGACGGTGCCATGATAAATGGTCTACAGGCTGTCGAAACATGGATAAGTTGTATGCATCAACCGTATCCAGCCGTAAAACTACGGAAGGAGAAAGACATGACATTGACAACTACAGACTTCAACAATCCATCGGGTTCATTGCTAGGTTTGATGACCTCGATTATTGGCGTCGGCGCAATCTGTGCAACCCCATTCATCAGTATGTTGGGCGATAGGTTCGGTCGACGCTGGGGCATCTGGTTTGGCTCGGCCGTCATGGCTGTTGGCGGAATTATTCAGGGCGCGTCCGTACACA TCGGCATGTTCCTTCTCTCACGTTTCCTCCTTGGATTCGGGTTAGTCTTCGCCAACGCCTTCGCCCCCATTCTAATTGGAGAGCTAGCCCATCCAAGAGATCGTCAGGTTGTGACCTCTCTATACCAGACATCATGGTATCTCGGAGCCGTTGCGGCTGCCTGGGTCACTTTCGGAACATTCAACATGCCCAACGAGTGGGCATGGAGAATCCCATCTCTCCTCCAGGCATTACCGGCCCTAATCACAATGGTTGGAATGTTCTTCCTTCCAGAATCGCCCCGTTGGTTGATTGCCAACGACCGTGCGGCAGAGGCAAAGGCGATCCTAGTAAAGCACCACGCGGACGGCCGCGAGGGCGACGAGATGGTTGAATTGGAATTCGCAGAAATGAAACGAGTCATTGAAGCTGATATGGCTCTGAAGACATCATGGAAGACACTCATTGCCACCCCGGGCAACCGGCGCCGCCTACTGCTCATGATCATGTTGGGCTGCTTCTCCCAGTGGTCAGGCAACGGGCTTGTCTC GTACTACCTCGTCCGCGTCCTCGAAACAGTCGGTATCGCCAGCCGCAAGAACCAAAGCGTCATCAACGGCTCCCTAATGATCTGGAACTGGATAACCGCAATAGCCTCCGCCTTTCTAACCGCCAAACTCCGACGCCGAACCCAGTTCCTTGTCTCAACGGGCGGCATGCTCGCTATTTTCGCTAGCCAAACGCTCTGCGCAGGCCTCTtcaacaaacacaacaaccaagGTGCCGGAAATGCCGTCATCgcaatgctcttcttcttctacaCCTTCTTCAATCTCGCCTACAATGCGCTTTTGTACTCATACCCAGTTGAGGTCCTGCCGTATCCAATCCGTGCAAAAGGGTTCTCGGTCCTGATGTTCTGCGGGAAGGCATCGAGTTTTGTCAACGCACTGGTTAACCCAATTGGCCTGGAGGCGATTGGGTGGCAGTATTACTTTGTTTAT GCGTGGGAAATAGGGTTCACCGTCCAGATAACAGCCGAAAGGGAAGGTGCGATCCAGGACAAGAAATACCCATACGGCAAGTACGGGGTGGCCGGGGCCAGGTAG
- a CDS encoding Zn(II)2Cys6 transcription factor (COG:S;~EggNog:ENOG410PIHD;~InterPro:IPR001138,IPR007219,IPR036864;~go_function: GO:0000981 - DNA-binding transcription factor activity, RNA polymerase II-specific [Evidence IEA];~go_function: GO:0003677 - DNA binding [Evidence IEA];~go_function: GO:0008270 - zinc ion binding [Evidence IEA];~go_process: GO:0006351 - transcription, DNA-templated [Evidence IEA];~go_process: GO:0006355 - regulation of transcription, DNA-templated [Evidence IEA]) has translation MPRNACTGCRSRKVRCVPSETGSKCKRCQARNLICSYDQPMTVSSFQRSSRDDAPRSSASSDRDTNAHWGLQLSSSNSGLDIGTGTPSELLREAELTRTLLLLYFQNFNDIHFMFDQTIFLRRYVLGDIPKVLLFAIMALGIRYSHAPFQSVHMRPHWGEPLYHQARQLLKEDFDRPSLTTIQAYVLLASYDLTFGGARKAWIYLSFARTFIGILKLDQPATDMDPVQAELCRRLIATIILMENTFPQYLNMGQYSLPLRPMPRLYSEEEFDIIKNTTVAPPRLQPTPCIAQEILTLSELYYEACQLFGTSNIERRNTLENKLFEWQANLHESFVFNQGNLEDHQKFSIRPFAYMHLLYTHIWQIILFHSMDWASGALFLSPDAYKSILPIYEHASTIANIVHQLWTVAEIDIHNPCFGQIVKTAQVVLAHRLLTTADPRIMVILQTQILVLRDCLVRVKAYCRLYNLVVSQYEKYPHNHIFTIPQFDQAEWFLRICTQEDFPYDKQQWQSMLRFQVMSLATSFERLDYETACSSSGLESLATAESREQHRRNQLPPILSPIYIARRGGPPSGFGSR, from the exons ATGCCTCGAAATGCCTGCACCGGATGCCG AAGCCGGAAGGTGAGGTGCGTCCCTTCAGAGACCGGTAGTAAGTGTAAACGATGCCAGGCTCGCAACCTGATCTGCTCGTATGACCAACCCATGACTGTTTCCAGCTTCCAGAGAAGCAGTAGGGATGACGCTCCTCGaagctctgcttcttcagaCCGCGACACGAACGCTCATTGGGGACTTCAGCTATCAAGCAGCAATTCAGGTCTTGATATTGGCACTGGCACGCCCTCTGAACTGCTACGAGAAGCAGAACTAACACGAACATTACTACTGCTCTATTTTCAAAATTTCAATGATATCCATTTTATGTTTGACCAGACTATATTTCTACGCCGTTATGTACTTGGAGATATTCCAAAAGTGCTCCTGTTCGCCATCATGGCTTTGGGTATTCG ATATTCCCATGCGCCTTTTCAAAGTGTTCATATGCGTCCGCACTGGGGTGAACCCTTATATCATCAAGCCCGACAACTGTTGAAAGAGGATTTTGATCGCCCATCCTTGACGACAATCCAAGCTTACGTGCTCCTTGCTAGCTACGATCTAACATTTGGAGGAGCCCGAAAGGCTTGGATCTACCTAA GTTTTGCGCGTACTTTTATTGGCATATTAAAACTCGACCAGCCTGCCACCGACATGGATCCTGTGCAGGCAGAACTTTGTCGACGCTTGATAGCTACCATTATCCTGATGGAGAACACTTTCCCCCAGTATTTGAACATGGGGCAGTATTCTTTGCCACTCCGTCCTATGCCCCGATTATACAGTGAGGAAGAATttgatataataaagaatacaACCGTTGCACCTCCCCGTCTCCAGCCAACTCCATGTATTGCGCAGGAGATCCTCACACTCTCTGAGCTCTATTACGAAGCATGCCAACTTTTCGGAACGTCCAATATCGAAAGACGAAATACCCTCGAGAACAAGTTATTTGAATGGCAAGCGAATCTCCATGAATCCTTCGTGTTCAACCAAGGGAACCTTGAAGACCACCAAAAGTTCTCTATTCGCCCATTTGCATACATGCATTTACTTTATACGCATATTTGGCAAATTATTCTTTTCCACTCCATGGACTGGGCATCAGGTGCATTATTCCTTTCACCAGACGCCTATAAAAGTATACTGCCTATCTATGAGCATGCTTCAACCATTGCCAACATAGTTCACCAACTTTGGACTGTCGCCGAAATCGACATTCACAATCCCTGCTTCGGTCAAATCGTCAAAACAGCTCAGGTCGTCCTTGCACATCGTCTCCTGACTACAGCTGATCCTAGAATTATGGTTATCCTCCAAACTCAGATTCTCGTCCTCCGTGACTGCCTTGTCCGGGTTAAGGCCTACTGTCGACTTTATAACTTGGTGGTAAGTCAGTATGAGAAATATCCGCATAACCATATATTTACTATACCCCAGTTCGATCAAGCTGAATGGTTCCTCCGCATATGCACCCAGGAAGACTTCCCTTACGACAAGCAGCAGTGGCAGTCCATGCTACGGTTCCAAGTGATGTCTCTAGCGACTAGCTTTGAACGACTGGACTATGAGACTGCTT GCAGCTCGAGCGGGTTAGAGAGCCTCGCGACCGCCGAATCCCGCGAGCAACATAGGAGGAATCAACTCCCGCCAATATTATCACCTATTTATATTGCACGAAGAGGTGGTCCTCCGTCTGGATTTGGGTCCCGTTAA
- a CDS encoding uncharacterized protein (COG:S;~EggNog:ENOG410PQE1), translating to MPVNMVDDDLFTRAISGYRDAFLDQHSHLPESERLQLWSQRLSQFLPPTAVPPTTPAYRPVAGSNILGQDTSSEKSGKRTRRDTPRTLPGSGPPPTKRRVTTPDLPEHVELKRDLSHASSPAAPETTWQLSRTTSQADHLPPSSGSGSAPRPSAMVRSQSQQVPVSYQHSTTSTGHYRYLPGHQRRLQNVNEYSPSEYTKQYLGEFEDQTSASPNALAFPTNPVQVGSQHQSSLPTQVPQGHMGGENSLTAAPVQSTLGAVEMSRSTTTESLCGNMGMMRFDSSGPSIEPDYSFLPSSFPSSNPPLNIPFSNSITPTPHMDNQSQFGLVDPSISLPYSCSAPGPTSMPIIPPSTPTEMKLSMSGEGDATSSSQPSRAARRTQEQIVHSARPIAPKTESQSVSPPKVAEPKMIRISSSDGTSKEVAAIPKASVQRPPRQKTYCTLCNDQPDGFHGEHELRRHIERVHAMVRKVWVCIDISPDKKFLANCKACRNGKRYGANYNAAAHLRRTHFNPCQRGRGGRGKDSEKRGGKGGGTHPSMDVLKHWMVQREEVVFENAQNITIDQDQKADGLVTPPTDSLDSSSFESVVTAEDLSLAGIESAGMNGYDTFASFATSSYPSFENTCYLESQHMAPEISSYV from the exons ATGCCTGTCAACATGGTCGACGACGACCTCTTTACGCGGGCCATATCTGGGTATCGGGACGCTTTTTTGGATCAACACTCCCATCTTCCGGAATCAGAGCGCCTACAACTATGGAGTCAACGCTTGAGTCAGTTCTTGCCGCCAACGGCTGTTCCACCCACGACACCCGCATACCGACCAGTAGCGGGTTCCAACATCCTTGGCCAAGACACCTCATCTGAGAAATCTGGGAAACGGACACGACGGGATACTCCTCGGACACTACCTGGTTCTGGACCTCCCCCGACAAAACGGCGAGTCACC ACTCCGGATCTCCCAGAGCACGTTGAGCTGAAACGTGATCTCTCCCATGCGTCCTCCCCGGCGGCACCGGAAACGACTTGGCAACTGTCGAGAACAACATCGCAGGCGGACCACTTGCCTCCCTCTTCCGGTTCTGGATCCGCACCCCGACCATCAGCTATGGTTCGTTCGCAGAGTCAACAGGTCCCCGTGTCGTACCAACATTCGACAACGTCCACGGGCCATTACCGATATTTACCTGGACACCAACGGCGGCTCCAGAATGTTAACGAGTACTCGCCATCCGAATACACCAAGCAATATTTAGGCGAGTTCGAGGACCAGACAAGCGCGTCTCCAAACGCTTTGGCGTTTCCAACGAATCCCGTGCAAGTTGGATCACAACACCAGAGCTCTTTGCCCACCCAGGTCCCCCAAGGGCATATGGGCGGCGAGAACTCCCTGACTGCGGCACCCGTCCAGTCTACTCTGGGAGCTGTCGAGATGAGCCGGAGCACTACAACAGAGTCTTTGTGCGGGAATATGGGAATGATGCGTTTCGACTCTTCAGGTCCAAGTATTGAGCCAGATTATTCCTTCCTCCCATCgtccttcccctcctccaacccaCCTCTCAATATACCCTTCTCCAACAGTATCACTCCAACACCACATATGGACAACCAGAGCCAATTCGGCCTAGTAGATCCATCCATATCCCTGCCCTATTCTTGCTCTGCCCCTGGTCCAACTTCAATGCCCATTATTCCCCCTTCTACCCCCACGGAAATGAAACTCTCTATGtctggagaaggcgatgcTACATCAAGTAGCCAGCCATCCAGGGCCGCGAGGAGAACACAAGAACAAATTGTTCACAGCGCAAGGCCTATCGCTCCAAAAACAGAGTCTCAGAGTGTCTCCCCGCCTAAAGTGGCAGAGCCCAAGATGATTCGGATCTCATCATCCGACGGCACCTCAAAAGAGGTTGCAGCTATTCCCAAAGCTTCCGTCCAGCGACCTCCTCGGCAAAAAACGTATTGTACTTTGTGCAATGACCAGCCCGATGGTTTCCATGGAGAGCATGAGCTCCGTCGCCACATCGAGCGCGTTCATGCCATGGTTCGTAAAGTGTGGGTGTGTATCGACATTTCCCCTGACAAGAAGTTCCTTGCAAACTGCAAGGCTTGTCGGAATGGAAAGAGATACGGCGCCAACTACAATGCTGCCGCCCACCTCCGTCGCACCCACTTCAACCCATGCCAACGCGGTCGCGGAGGACGCGGTAAAGACAGTGAAAAGCGTGGCGGGAAAGGAGGTGGTACTCACCCTTCCATGGACGTGTTGAAACACTGGATGGTTCAGCGAGAAGAAGTTGTCTTTGAGAATGCTCAGAATATCACCATTGACCAAGACCAAAAAGCTGATGGCTTGGTAACCCCACCGACGGACTCGCTAGACAGTTCTTCCTTCGAATCGGTTGTCACCGCCGAAGATTTATCCCTTGCAGGGATAGAATCAGCCGGTATGAACGGTTATGATACCTTTGCCAGCTTCGCTACGAGTTCATATCCGTCGTTCGAGAATACCTGCTATCTCGAGTCTCAGCATATGGCTCCCGAGATCAGTTCGTATGTGTGA
- a CDS encoding uncharacterized protein (COG:S;~EggNog:ENOG410Q1AV), with amino-acid sequence MAANEFYNQGPPGGYQGGGYPPQGHYQQPQQPYYPPQGYPQQPYPQGPPPQQMVYQQQPPKQKKSRGCLGACLATLCCCFLCEETCECCFDCIECCEMC; translated from the exons ATGGCCGCCAACGAGTTTTACAACCAGGGTCCTCCGGGAGG ATACCAGGGCGGTGGCTACCCCCCGCAGGGTCACTATCAGCAGCCCCAACAGCCTTACTACCCTCCACAGGGCTATCCGCAGCAGCCATATCCCCAAGGACCACCACCG CAACAGATGGTgtatcagcagcagcctcctaaacagaagaagagccgcGGTTGTCTTGGAGCCTG TCTTGCAaccctctgctgctgcttcctctGTGAGGAAACCTGCGAATGCTGCTTCGACTGCATTGAATGCTGCGAAATGTGTTAA